A part of Oncorhynchus kisutch isolate 150728-3 linkage group LG2, Okis_V2, whole genome shotgun sequence genomic DNA contains:
- the LOC109886458 gene encoding zinc finger and BTB domain-containing protein 7B isoform X1, with product MTQTQHRLQSTVPLSAMKAGKVAMSPGEDGLIGIPFPEHSSEILFRLNAQRRAGLLCDLTLTSRGARYPTHRSVMAAVSLYFRGLFGAEEGAEAGGEAGGGGGFSVCQLDCVAPDALGALLEFAYTATLTIRSSGMRDVLRGAQLLGIQCVVDACRDILGETAGEVEWETGEERVQAERERRVMKKGSRRKIDRRRVNKVESSHHQPLPHRPNINTHQHPSTPPPHPSPVQDGAHSHPSTRPPSPEQDEHPPTTGQNGERKQGRDAGRGSTAVNGGVHWPQERLLAPHPPVPLSDDRLSEDEEEMEGVGNGGVPSFTSAPLAEQEVATGAGGGGRKRKSQTPQQCPVCQKIIHGAGKLPRHMRTHTGEKPFECSTCGVRFTRNDKLKIHMRKHTGERPYPCPHCPARFLHSYDLKNHLSLHSGARPFECPLCHKAFAREDHLQRHRKGLSCLEVRTRARPRRGPGADHGEEGRRVRGGGRGYSPDQLNPLENLPLQPHASAFHPRAGMVGLGDGAEAGAGGQMVFQEEADGEQAIALLGPHRLPYPGLLWRGLELGVRGVEGEEAGGGHSPALQHARWDKEAEEEAEEDEEDE from the exons atgacacagacacagcatcgcCTCCAGTCGACGGTCCCTCTATCAGCCATGAAGGCAGGAAAG GTGGCGATGTCTCCAGGAGAGGACGGTCTGATTGGGATCCCCTTCCCAGAGCACAGCAGCGAGATCCTGTTCCGCCTCAACGCCCAGCGCAGGGCGGGGCTACTCTGTGACCTCACCCTGACCTCGCGGGGTGCCCGCTACCCTACCCACCGCTCTGTCATGGCTGCCGTCAGCCTCTACTTCCGCGGGCTGTTTGGAGCGGAGGAGGGGGCCGAGGCAGGGGGTGAggcggggggaggaggagggttcaGTGTGTGCCAGCTGGACTGTGTCGCGCCCGATGCCCTGGGTGCCCTGCTGGAGTTTGCTTACACGGCCACCCTGACCATCCGCAGCTCTGGCATGAGAGACGTGTTGAGAGGAGCTCAGTTACTGGGGATCCAGTGTGTGGTTGATGCCTGTAGAGACATACTGGGGGAGACGGCGGGGGAGGTAGAGtgggagacgggggaggagagggtacaggcggagagggagagaagggtgatGAAGAAAGGCTCCCGGAGGAAGATAGACAGACGGAGAGTCAACAAGGTAGAGTCATCGCACCACCAGCCACTGCCTCATCGCCCCAATATTAACACACACCAgcacccctccactcctcctccacacccctcACCTGTTCAAGACGGGGCCCACTCTCATCCCTCCACCCGACCCCCCAGCCCTGAGCAGGATGAACACCCCCCCACCACGGGACAGAACGGGGAGCGGAAGCAGGGCAGGGATGCAGGGAGAGGGAGTACAGCAGTCAACGGAGGGGTGCACTGGCCTCAGGAGCGCCTCCTCGCCCCCCACCCCCCTGTTCCCCTCTCAGACGACAGGCTGTCAGAAgacgaggaggagatggagggagtggggaaCGGTGGGGTGCCCAGCTTTACTTCAGCCCCCCTGGCAGAGCAAGAGGTGGCCACAGGGGCAGGAGGAGGGGGTAGGAAGAGGAAGTCTCAGACCCCCCAGCAGTGTCCTGTCTGTCAGAAGATCATCCACGGAGCAGGGAAGCTGCCCAGACACATGAGAACACACACCGGGGAGAAACCATTCGAGTGCTCTACCTGCGGGGTCCGCTTTACCAG gAATGACAAGTTGAAGATCCACATGCGTAAACACACAGGGGAGCGTCCGTACCCTTGCCCCCACTGCCCTGCCCGCTTCCTGCATTCCTACGACCTGAAGAACCACCTGTCTCTCCATAGTGGGGCACGCCCCTTCGAGTGCCCGCTCTGCCACAAGGCCTTCGCCCGCGAGGACCACCTCCAGCGCCACCGCAAGGGCCTCAGCTGCCTGGAGGTCCGTACCCGGGCACGGCCGAGGCGCGGGCCTGGGGCTGACCACGGGGAAGAGGGCAgaagggttagaggaggaggaagagggtatTCTCCAGACCAACTCAACCCGCTGGAGAATCTGCCCCTGCAGCCCCACGCCTCAGCATTCCACCCCCGTGCTGGGATGGTTGGCCTGGgggatggggctgaggctggggctggaggTCAAATGGTGTTCCAGGAGGAGGCTGACGGGGAGCAAGCTATAGCCCTCCTAGGGCCTCACAGGTTACCCTACCCTGGTCTGCTGTGGAGAGGCCTGGAGCTGGGggtgagaggggtggagggggaggaggcagGCGGGGGCCACTCTCCTGCACTTCAGCATGCAAGATGGGAtaaggaggcagaggaggaggcagaggaggatgaggaagatgagtga
- the LOC109886458 gene encoding zinc finger and BTB domain-containing protein 7B isoform X2, producing the protein MSPGEDGLIGIPFPEHSSEILFRLNAQRRAGLLCDLTLTSRGARYPTHRSVMAAVSLYFRGLFGAEEGAEAGGEAGGGGGFSVCQLDCVAPDALGALLEFAYTATLTIRSSGMRDVLRGAQLLGIQCVVDACRDILGETAGEVEWETGEERVQAERERRVMKKGSRRKIDRRRVNKVESSHHQPLPHRPNINTHQHPSTPPPHPSPVQDGAHSHPSTRPPSPEQDEHPPTTGQNGERKQGRDAGRGSTAVNGGVHWPQERLLAPHPPVPLSDDRLSEDEEEMEGVGNGGVPSFTSAPLAEQEVATGAGGGGRKRKSQTPQQCPVCQKIIHGAGKLPRHMRTHTGEKPFECSTCGVRFTRNDKLKIHMRKHTGERPYPCPHCPARFLHSYDLKNHLSLHSGARPFECPLCHKAFAREDHLQRHRKGLSCLEVRTRARPRRGPGADHGEEGRRVRGGGRGYSPDQLNPLENLPLQPHASAFHPRAGMVGLGDGAEAGAGGQMVFQEEADGEQAIALLGPHRLPYPGLLWRGLELGVRGVEGEEAGGGHSPALQHARWDKEAEEEAEEDEEDE; encoded by the exons ATGTCTCCAGGAGAGGACGGTCTGATTGGGATCCCCTTCCCAGAGCACAGCAGCGAGATCCTGTTCCGCCTCAACGCCCAGCGCAGGGCGGGGCTACTCTGTGACCTCACCCTGACCTCGCGGGGTGCCCGCTACCCTACCCACCGCTCTGTCATGGCTGCCGTCAGCCTCTACTTCCGCGGGCTGTTTGGAGCGGAGGAGGGGGCCGAGGCAGGGGGTGAggcggggggaggaggagggttcaGTGTGTGCCAGCTGGACTGTGTCGCGCCCGATGCCCTGGGTGCCCTGCTGGAGTTTGCTTACACGGCCACCCTGACCATCCGCAGCTCTGGCATGAGAGACGTGTTGAGAGGAGCTCAGTTACTGGGGATCCAGTGTGTGGTTGATGCCTGTAGAGACATACTGGGGGAGACGGCGGGGGAGGTAGAGtgggagacgggggaggagagggtacaggcggagagggagagaagggtgatGAAGAAAGGCTCCCGGAGGAAGATAGACAGACGGAGAGTCAACAAGGTAGAGTCATCGCACCACCAGCCACTGCCTCATCGCCCCAATATTAACACACACCAgcacccctccactcctcctccacacccctcACCTGTTCAAGACGGGGCCCACTCTCATCCCTCCACCCGACCCCCCAGCCCTGAGCAGGATGAACACCCCCCCACCACGGGACAGAACGGGGAGCGGAAGCAGGGCAGGGATGCAGGGAGAGGGAGTACAGCAGTCAACGGAGGGGTGCACTGGCCTCAGGAGCGCCTCCTCGCCCCCCACCCCCCTGTTCCCCTCTCAGACGACAGGCTGTCAGAAgacgaggaggagatggagggagtggggaaCGGTGGGGTGCCCAGCTTTACTTCAGCCCCCCTGGCAGAGCAAGAGGTGGCCACAGGGGCAGGAGGAGGGGGTAGGAAGAGGAAGTCTCAGACCCCCCAGCAGTGTCCTGTCTGTCAGAAGATCATCCACGGAGCAGGGAAGCTGCCCAGACACATGAGAACACACACCGGGGAGAAACCATTCGAGTGCTCTACCTGCGGGGTCCGCTTTACCAG gAATGACAAGTTGAAGATCCACATGCGTAAACACACAGGGGAGCGTCCGTACCCTTGCCCCCACTGCCCTGCCCGCTTCCTGCATTCCTACGACCTGAAGAACCACCTGTCTCTCCATAGTGGGGCACGCCCCTTCGAGTGCCCGCTCTGCCACAAGGCCTTCGCCCGCGAGGACCACCTCCAGCGCCACCGCAAGGGCCTCAGCTGCCTGGAGGTCCGTACCCGGGCACGGCCGAGGCGCGGGCCTGGGGCTGACCACGGGGAAGAGGGCAgaagggttagaggaggaggaagagggtatTCTCCAGACCAACTCAACCCGCTGGAGAATCTGCCCCTGCAGCCCCACGCCTCAGCATTCCACCCCCGTGCTGGGATGGTTGGCCTGGgggatggggctgaggctggggctggaggTCAAATGGTGTTCCAGGAGGAGGCTGACGGGGAGCAAGCTATAGCCCTCCTAGGGCCTCACAGGTTACCCTACCCTGGTCTGCTGTGGAGAGGCCTGGAGCTGGGggtgagaggggtggagggggaggaggcagGCGGGGGCCACTCTCCTGCACTTCAGCATGCAAGATGGGAtaaggaggcagaggaggaggcagaggaggatgaggaagatgagtga
- the LOC109886461 gene encoding NADH dehydrogenase [ubiquinone] flavoprotein 1, mitochondrial-like isoform X1 produces MAGRMLTLRRMLASTGAHSAAAQQCVSPHLAQRYSTAAKQQENPKKTTFGPLSDQDRIFTNLYGRHDWSLKGALRRGDWYKTKEILLKGTDWILNEVKVSGLRGRGGAGFPTGMKWGFMNKPSDGRPKYLVVNADEGEPGTCKDREIMRHDPHKLVEGCLVAGRAMGAHAAYIYIRGEFYNESSNTQVAINEAYAAGLIGKNACGSGYDFDVFVMRGAGAYICGEETALIESLEGKQGKPRLKPPFPADIGVFGCPTTVANVETVAVAPAICRRGGAWFASFGRERNTGTKLFNISGHVNTPCTVEEEMSIPLRELIERHAGGVRGGWDNLLGVIPGGSSTPIIPRSVCDDVMMDFDDLVRAESALGTAAVIVMDKSTDVIRAIARLVEFYKHESCGQCTPCREGVDWMDKMMWRFVRGDAANSEIDMIWELSKQIEGHTICALGDGAAWPVQGLVRHFRPVMESRISEYHKKNPAREADIEMI; encoded by the exons ATGGCAGGAAG GATGCTGACGCTACGCCGGATGCTAGCGAGCACAGGTGCGCACTCGGCCGCGGCGCAGCAGTGCGTCTCGCCTCATCTGGCCCAGCGCTACAGCACCGCAGCAAAGCAACAG GAGAATCCAAAGAAGACTACATTTGGGCCCTTGAGTGATCAAGACCGAATTTTCACAAACTTGTATGGCCGTCATGACTGGAG TCTGAAGGGTGCTCTGCGTCGGGGCGACTGGTATAAGACTAAAGAGATCCTCCTGAAGGGGACAGACTGGATCCTGAATGAGGTCAAGGTGTCTggtctgagagggagaggaggagctggCTTCCCTACCGGCATGAAGTGGGGCTTCATGAACAAACCCAGCGACGGcag ACCTAAGTACCTGGTAGTGAATGCAGATGAAGGAGAGCCAGGGACGTGTAAGGACAGAGAGATCATGCGTCACGACCCTCACAAGCTGGTAGAGGGCTGCCTGGTGGCTGGGAGGGCCATGGGAGCCCACGCCGCTTACATCTACATCAGAGGAGAGTTCTACAACGAGTCCTCCAATACACAG GTGGCGATAAACGAGGCGTATGCAGCAGGGTTGATAGGCAAGAACGCGTGTGGCTCTGGGTACGACTTTGATGTGTTTGTGATGCGGGGGGCAGGAGCCTACATCTGTGGGGAGGAGACGGCCCTCATCGAGTCCCTGGAGGGCAAGCAGGGGAAACCCAGACTCAAACCACCCTTCCCCGCTGACATAG GGGTGTTCGGATGCCCAACAACGGTTGCTAATGTGGAGACGGTTGCCGTGGCGCCTGCTATCTGTCGTCGAGGTGGAGCGTGGTTTGCGAGCTtcgggagagagaggaatactgGGACAAAGCTGTTCAACATCTCTGGTCACGTAAACACTCCGTGCACAGTAGAGGAAGAGATGTCCATTCCTCTCAGAGAACTCATAGAAAGACACGCag GAGGTGTGAGGGGCGGCTGGGACAACCTACTGGGAGTGATCCCTGGAGGCTCCTCCACACCCATTATCCCTCGCTCTGTGTgtgatgatgtcatgatggaTTTTGATGACCTCGTCCGCGCAGAGTCCGCTCTGGGCACCGCCGCCGTCATCGTCATGGACAAATCT ACTGATGTAATCAGAGCCATCGCCCGTCTGGTTGAGTTCTATAAACATGAGAGCTGTGGCCAGTGCACCCCCTGCAGGGAAG gAGTGGACTGGATGGATAAGATGATGTGGCGGTTTGTGCGTGGCGACGCGGCCAACTCTGAGATTGATATGATCTGGGAGCTGAGTAAACAGATCGAGGGCCATACCATCTGTGCCCTGGGGGACGGAGCTGCATGGCCTGTACAG
- the LOC109886461 gene encoding NADH dehydrogenase [ubiquinone] flavoprotein 1, mitochondrial-like isoform X2, whose protein sequence is MLTLRRMLASTGAHSAAAQQCVSPHLAQRYSTAAKQQENPKKTTFGPLSDQDRIFTNLYGRHDWSLKGALRRGDWYKTKEILLKGTDWILNEVKVSGLRGRGGAGFPTGMKWGFMNKPSDGRPKYLVVNADEGEPGTCKDREIMRHDPHKLVEGCLVAGRAMGAHAAYIYIRGEFYNESSNTQVAINEAYAAGLIGKNACGSGYDFDVFVMRGAGAYICGEETALIESLEGKQGKPRLKPPFPADIGVFGCPTTVANVETVAVAPAICRRGGAWFASFGRERNTGTKLFNISGHVNTPCTVEEEMSIPLRELIERHAGGVRGGWDNLLGVIPGGSSTPIIPRSVCDDVMMDFDDLVRAESALGTAAVIVMDKSTDVIRAIARLVEFYKHESCGQCTPCREGVDWMDKMMWRFVRGDAANSEIDMIWELSKQIEGHTICALGDGAAWPVQGLVRHFRPVMESRISEYHKKNPAREADIEMI, encoded by the exons ATGCTGACGCTACGCCGGATGCTAGCGAGCACAGGTGCGCACTCGGCCGCGGCGCAGCAGTGCGTCTCGCCTCATCTGGCCCAGCGCTACAGCACCGCAGCAAAGCAACAG GAGAATCCAAAGAAGACTACATTTGGGCCCTTGAGTGATCAAGACCGAATTTTCACAAACTTGTATGGCCGTCATGACTGGAG TCTGAAGGGTGCTCTGCGTCGGGGCGACTGGTATAAGACTAAAGAGATCCTCCTGAAGGGGACAGACTGGATCCTGAATGAGGTCAAGGTGTCTggtctgagagggagaggaggagctggCTTCCCTACCGGCATGAAGTGGGGCTTCATGAACAAACCCAGCGACGGcag ACCTAAGTACCTGGTAGTGAATGCAGATGAAGGAGAGCCAGGGACGTGTAAGGACAGAGAGATCATGCGTCACGACCCTCACAAGCTGGTAGAGGGCTGCCTGGTGGCTGGGAGGGCCATGGGAGCCCACGCCGCTTACATCTACATCAGAGGAGAGTTCTACAACGAGTCCTCCAATACACAG GTGGCGATAAACGAGGCGTATGCAGCAGGGTTGATAGGCAAGAACGCGTGTGGCTCTGGGTACGACTTTGATGTGTTTGTGATGCGGGGGGCAGGAGCCTACATCTGTGGGGAGGAGACGGCCCTCATCGAGTCCCTGGAGGGCAAGCAGGGGAAACCCAGACTCAAACCACCCTTCCCCGCTGACATAG GGGTGTTCGGATGCCCAACAACGGTTGCTAATGTGGAGACGGTTGCCGTGGCGCCTGCTATCTGTCGTCGAGGTGGAGCGTGGTTTGCGAGCTtcgggagagagaggaatactgGGACAAAGCTGTTCAACATCTCTGGTCACGTAAACACTCCGTGCACAGTAGAGGAAGAGATGTCCATTCCTCTCAGAGAACTCATAGAAAGACACGCag GAGGTGTGAGGGGCGGCTGGGACAACCTACTGGGAGTGATCCCTGGAGGCTCCTCCACACCCATTATCCCTCGCTCTGTGTgtgatgatgtcatgatggaTTTTGATGACCTCGTCCGCGCAGAGTCCGCTCTGGGCACCGCCGCCGTCATCGTCATGGACAAATCT ACTGATGTAATCAGAGCCATCGCCCGTCTGGTTGAGTTCTATAAACATGAGAGCTGTGGCCAGTGCACCCCCTGCAGGGAAG gAGTGGACTGGATGGATAAGATGATGTGGCGGTTTGTGCGTGGCGACGCGGCCAACTCTGAGATTGATATGATCTGGGAGCTGAGTAAACAGATCGAGGGCCATACCATCTGTGCCCTGGGGGACGGAGCTGCATGGCCTGTACAG